GCGGCGGCCAGGTAGGCGAGCAGGGTCAGGGCCACGCCCAGGCGGTAGGGGCGGACAAAGACCAGCAGGCTTCGGAGGGTGGCTTTCGTGTCCGGGACGGCTGACATCAAGGCTGGCGGCCCGAGGGCCGGGTGAAGCGGGAGCGGTATTGTCGCCTCGATTGCCGGCTTGGCCGCCCGCGCCATGGCCCGATAATCATGCGCCGGTGCCGCCTCGGGAAGGTGGCGCGAACCGCTTCAACCGCCTCGAGACCCGATCCGATGAGTTCCCTGTTTCTTCGCAATCTCGCCGAACATCAGCAACTGATGGCCGGGCTGCATGCCCTGGAGCCGGCCGTCCAGTCGGCCGGGCAGCAGCTGGCGCGCATCCTCGGCGCGGGCGGCAAGCTGATGTTCTGCGGCAACGGCGGTTCGGCCGCGGACAGCCAGCATCTGGCATCCGAGCTGACCGGGCGCTTCATCAAGGACCGGCGCCCGCTGGCGGCGATCGCGCTGAGCACGGACAGTTCGGCGCTGACCTGCATCGGCAACGACTATGCCTTCGACCAGGTGTTCGCCCGCCAGCTGACGGCGCTGGCACGCAGCGGTGACGGCCTGGTCGCGATCTCCACCTCGGGCAATTCGGGCAATGTGCTGCGGGCGGTCGAGGCGGCCAGAGTCCTGGGCGTCTTCACGCTGGGCCTGCTGGGCCGCGATGGCGGCCAACTGGCCGGGCTCTGCGACGCGGCCATCATCGTGCCGCATGCGGTGACGGCCCGCATCCAGGAGGCCCATATCCTGATCGGCCATACCTTGTGCGGCGTGATCGAAGCCGAGATGGGCCTGGACTGAGATGGGCGCTTCCGACATGAAGACGAATGCCGCAGGCTTGCCCGGCCGCGAGTTGCTGGCCCAGCGCCGCGTGCTGGTGGTGGGGGATGTGATGCTGGACCGTTACTGGTACGGCGCGGTGGATCGCATCTCCCCGGAGGCGCCGGTACCGGTGGTGCGGGTGGAGCGCGAGGAGGAGCGCCTGGGCGGCGCGGCCAATGTGGCGCTCAACGTCAAGGTCCTGGGCGCGCGCGCGACCCTGCTGACCGTGGTGGGCCAGGACGAGCCCGCGCGCCGGTTGCGCGAGCTCCTGCATGCGCAAGGGGTCGAGACCGCGCTGCGCGACGACCCCAAGCTCAACACCATCGTCAAGCTGCGCGTGATCGGCCGCGCCCAGCAACTGATCCGCGTGGACTTCGAGAACGAGCCCGACCATGAGGTGCTGGGCGAGATGCTGGATGCCTTCCAGGAGCAATTGGCCCGGCATGATGTGGTGCTGTTCTCCGACTATGGCAAGGGCGGGCTGACCCATATCCCGCGCATGATCGAGCTGGCCCGTGCCGCCGGCAAGCCGGTGCTGATCGACCCCAAGGGCCGCGACTACCGCCGCTATGCCGGCGCCAGCGTGATCACGCCGAATCGCGCCGAACTGGCACAGGTGACCGGCGCCTGGGGCGACGAGGCCGAACTGCTGCGCAAGGTGGGGCAGCTGCGTTCGGACATCGATGTCGGCGCGGTGCTGCTGACGCGCTCGGAGGAGGGCATGACCCTGTTCGACGCCGAGGGCGTGACCCATGAGCCGGCGCGTGCGCGCGAGGTCTTCGACGTCACCGGCGCGGGCGACACCGTGATCGCCACCCTGGCCGTGCTGCTCAGCGCCGGCCTGCCGCTGAGCCAAGCGATGCGCCTGGCCAACAAGGCGGGCGGCATCGTGGTTGGCAAGTTCGGCACCGCGACGGTCAGCTACGAGGAGCT
This genomic stretch from Roseateles sp. DAIF2 harbors:
- a CDS encoding SIS domain-containing protein; the encoded protein is MSSLFLRNLAEHQQLMAGLHALEPAVQSAGQQLARILGAGGKLMFCGNGGSAADSQHLASELTGRFIKDRRPLAAIALSTDSSALTCIGNDYAFDQVFARQLTALARSGDGLVAISTSGNSGNVLRAVEAARVLGVFTLGLLGRDGGQLAGLCDAAIIVPHAVTARIQEAHILIGHTLCGVIEAEMGLD
- the rfaE1 gene encoding D-glycero-beta-D-manno-heptose-7-phosphate kinase, whose protein sequence is MKTNAAGLPGRELLAQRRVLVVGDVMLDRYWYGAVDRISPEAPVPVVRVEREEERLGGAANVALNVKVLGARATLLTVVGQDEPARRLRELLHAQGVETALRDDPKLNTIVKLRVIGRAQQLIRVDFENEPDHEVLGEMLDAFQEQLARHDVVLFSDYGKGGLTHIPRMIELARAAGKPVLIDPKGRDYRRYAGASVITPNRAELAQVTGAWGDEAELLRKVGQLRSDIDVGAVLLTRSEEGMTLFDAEGVTHEPARAREVFDVTGAGDTVIATLAVLLSAGLPLSQAMRLANKAGGIVVGKFGTATVSYEELSA